The Acidobacteriota bacterium nucleotide sequence CCGAGCGCCAATTCGTAGACCCCGGGCTTGACCACGTGTCCGGAGAGACAGAATAGGCGCGTGCCGCCGTTCTTCGGTGTCCCGAGGTCGGCATACCATTGGCCGCCGCCGAGGATGATGTGTGGCACCGCGGCGAGCGTCTCGACGTTGTTGATCACAGTGGGGCCGCCCCAGAGTCCGACGACGGCGGGGAACGGCGGGCGGATGCGCGGGATGCCGCGCTTGCCTTCGAGCGATTCCATGAGCGCCGACTCTTCGCCGACCTCGTAGGCGCCGGCGCCGGTGTGCCAGTGGACGTCGAGATCCACACCGCTGCCGAAGATGTTCTTGCCAAGAAAGCCTTTGGCGTATGCGTCTGCGATGGCCTTGCGCATGATGTCGACGAGGTAGCGGTACTCGCCGCGGATGTAGATGAAGCCGATCTTCGCGCCGATGGAGAGTGCGGCGATCATCACGCCTTCGATCACGGCGTGCGGATCGTGCTCGAGGATGAGGCGGTCCTTGCACGTGCCGGGCTCGCTCTCGTCGCCGTTGCAGAGAACGTACTTCGGCTTCGCGGATTCCTTAGGGACGAACGACCACTTCATGCCGGTAGGGAAGCCGGCGCCGCCGCGTCCGCGCAGGCTCGACGTCTTCATCTCGTTGACGATGCCGTCCGCTCCGAGGGTGATCGCCTTCTGCACGGCTTTGTAGCCATCGAGTTCGAGATAGCGGTCGATGTTGGCCGCGCCTTTACCGAAGCGCGCGCTGACGACCTTCTTCTCGTCGGGATGTGAGGCCAGGTCCGCCACTATTGCGTCGCTTTCTTCTCGTACGATTCCAGGATCCGGTCGACCTTGGCCGGCGTGAGGTTCTCGTGGAAGTCGTAATTCACCTGCATGGCGGGCGCCCAGGAGCACGCGCCGATGCACTCGACCTCTTCGAGCGTGAACATCTTGTCGGCGGTCGTCTGTTTGTGCCCCACGCCGAGTTGCTGCTTGCAGTGTGCGAAGATCTCTTCGCCGCCGCGCAGCATGCAGCTGATGTTGGTGCACACCTGCACGTTAAAGCGTCCACGCGGTTTCATCGTGAGCATGGAGTAGTAGCTGATCACGTTGCGGATCTCGAGCTCGGTCAGGTCTACCTTCTCGGCGAGATAGGAGATCGCTTCCGGCGACAGGTAGCCCAGTTCGTCCTGCGTGTAGAGCAGCATGGGAACGAGGAACGACCGGCGGGTGGGATACTCCTTCATCTTTTCGGTGAAGAAGTTGTCGAGTTGTTCTGAGACCACGAGCATTAGCGGTCTATTTCTCCGAGCACGATGTCGATGGAGCCGATGGCAGCGACGACGTCGGCGATGAGCTTGCCTTCGCACATCTTGGCCAGCGCTTGCAAGTTGGCAAAAGAAGGCGAGCGCATGTGGACGCGGTAAGGTTTCGACGTGCCATCGCTCACCACGTAGTAGCCCATCTCGCCGCGCGGCGACTCGATGGCCTGGTAGACCTCGCCGGCAGGGACGTTGAAGCCTTCGGTAACGATCTTGAAGTGGTAGATGAGCGCTTCCATCTGCGTCTTCATCTTCTCGCGGTCGGGCAGCACGACCTTGGGCGCGTCAGCCTTGATCGCGCCGGTGGGCATGCCGTCGAGTGCCTGCTGCATGATCTTGGTGGACTCGCGCATTTCTTTTACTCGGAGCAGGTAGCGCGCGAAGACGTCTCCGTCTTGTGAGATGGGGACATCGAACTTGAATCTCTCATAGCTGGAATACGGCATGTCGCGGCGCAGGTCGAGGTCTACGCCCGAGGCCCGCAAAGCCGGTCCGGTGACGCCGAGCGCGAGCGCATCTTCGGCGGACATGCGAGCCACGCCCTTGGTGCGGCGCTCCCAGATGGGATTCGAGGTCAGCAAGTCCTCGTATTCGTCCACGCGCTCGGGAAACTTGTTGGCGAAGGTGCGCACGCGGTCGAGAAAGCCGAGCGGCAGGTCGAGCGCGAGGCCTCCGACGCGGAAGTAGGAAGTCATCATGCGCTGTCCGCTGACGGCCTCGAAGAGACGCATGCAGTCTTCGCGCTCGCGGAAGCAGTAGAGGAATACGGACATCGCGCCGATATCGAGCGCATGCGTACCCAGCCAGACCAGGTGCGAGCTGATGCGGGTGAGCTCGTTGAGCATCACGCGGACCCACTGCGCGCGCGGCGGGATCTCGAGGCCGAGCAGCTTCTCGACCGCCAGCACATAGCAGAGGTTGTTGGTCATGGGACACAGGTAGTCGATGCGGTCGGTGAGCGGCACCACCTGCTGGTAGAACTTGGCCTCGCAGGTCTTCTCGATCCCGGTGTGCAGGTAGCCGATGTCGGGGGCCATGCGCACGATGGTCTCGCCATCGATCTCGAGCAGCAGGCGCAGCACGCCGTGGGTGGAGGGATGCTGCGGCCCCATGTTGAGGATCATGGTGCGGTCTTGCGCGGCGTCGAGCACGGGTGTGGGCGAGAGGTGTGCCATCAGCGATATCCCTCGACCGGGTAGTCCTTGCGCAGCGGATGGCCTTCCCAATCTTCCGGCATGAGGATGCGGTTGAGGTCGGGATGACCGACGAAGCGGATGCCGAACAGATCGAAGATCTCGCGTTCGAAGAAGTTCGCCGCCGGCCACACGCTGGTGATGGACTCCACCGCTTCGTCCTCGACCAGGCGGACCTTCAGCCGCACGCGCGCTTTGCGCGGGATGGAGAGCAGGTGGTAGACGACCTCGAAGCGCGGCGACACGGGATGCCAGTCCACGCAGGTGACGTCGGAGAGAAAATCGTAGCGCAGCTCGGTGTCGTCACGCAGCAGGGCGACAGCCTCGCGGATGAACGCGCGGTCCACCCAGATGGTCAGCTCGTCACGATCGAACTTGGCGTCCGGGATCGCGGCGGCGGCGGCGGCGAGCAGGCGCGCGAGCTCAGGACGGTCCTTGAGCGCGTCGACTCCGGTGACGGCGGGCGTGAGCGGCATCTAGCGGCTCCCTGCGGGCGCGCGGTCGGGAAGCGCGACGATCTGATCACGGTCGGCCTGCGACCAGTCGAACACGCCTTTTTTCCAGACGTAGACGAAGCCGCCAAGCACGACCAGGACGTACACCAGCATCTCCCAGAAGCCGAACATCTTCAGCTCGCGGAAGATGACCGCCCAGGGATAAAGGAAGATGGCTTCCACGTCGAACAGGATGAACACCATGGCGACGAGATAGAACTTTACCGAGAAACGCTGGCGGGCGTCGCCCACCGGGGCCATGCCGCACTCATACGGCATGAGCTTGGCGGCGGAGGGTTTGTGCTGCCCGATGAGCCAGGAAAGCGTGACCATGCCGCCCGCAATGGCCGCCACAAGCAGGAACTGGATGAGCAACGGGAGGTAGCGGGCGAGATAGTTGTCCGGCATAGGAAGCGGTGTATAATTCGCGCCACTTGGGACTGGTGAAACAGTCGAATATAGAAGTCGCGCGCAGATGAGTCAAGAAGATGCGCGCTCGGTTGCGGGTTGCGTTTCGCGCTGTCTTCGCCGAGTCGAGCCAACACCAGGATGATCTTCGGATTCAATACAGACATCAAGCA carries:
- the nuoD gene encoding NADH dehydrogenase (quinone) subunit D, with the protein product MAHLSPTPVLDAAQDRTMILNMGPQHPSTHGVLRLLLEIDGETIVRMAPDIGYLHTGIEKTCEAKFYQQVVPLTDRIDYLCPMTNNLCYVLAVEKLLGLEIPPRAQWVRVMLNELTRISSHLVWLGTHALDIGAMSVFLYCFREREDCMRLFEAVSGQRMMTSYFRVGGLALDLPLGFLDRVRTFANKFPERVDEYEDLLTSNPIWERRTKGVARMSAEDALALGVTGPALRASGVDLDLRRDMPYSSYERFKFDVPISQDGDVFARYLLRVKEMRESTKIMQQALDGMPTGAIKADAPKVVLPDREKMKTQMEALIYHFKIVTEGFNVPAGEVYQAIESPRGEMGYYVVSDGTSKPYRVHMRSPSFANLQALAKMCEGKLIADVVAAIGSIDIVLGEIDR
- the ndhC gene encoding NADH-quinone oxidoreductase subunit A — translated: MPDNYLARYLPLLIQFLLVAAIAGGMVTLSWLIGQHKPSAAKLMPYECGMAPVGDARQRFSVKFYLVAMVFILFDVEAIFLYPWAVIFRELKMFGFWEMLVYVLVVLGGFVYVWKKGVFDWSQADRDQIVALPDRAPAGSR
- a CDS encoding NAD(P)H-dependent oxidoreductase subunit E translates to MLVVSEQLDNFFTEKMKEYPTRRSFLVPMLLYTQDELGYLSPEAISYLAEKVDLTELEIRNVISYYSMLTMKPRGRFNVQVCTNISCMLRGGEEIFAHCKQQLGVGHKQTTADKMFTLEEVECIGACSWAPAMQVNYDFHENLTPAKVDRILESYEKKATQ
- a CDS encoding NADH-quinone oxidoreductase subunit C yields the protein MPLTPAVTGVDALKDRPELARLLAAAAAAIPDAKFDRDELTIWVDRAFIREAVALLRDDTELRYDFLSDVTCVDWHPVSPRFEVVYHLLSIPRKARVRLKVRLVEDEAVESITSVWPAANFFEREIFDLFGIRFVGHPDLNRILMPEDWEGHPLRKDYPVEGYR
- the nuoF gene encoding NADH-quinone oxidoreductase subunit NuoF — translated: MADLASHPDEKKVVSARFGKGAANIDRYLELDGYKAVQKAITLGADGIVNEMKTSSLRGRGGAGFPTGMKWSFVPKESAKPKYVLCNGDESEPGTCKDRLILEHDPHAVIEGVMIAALSIGAKIGFIYIRGEYRYLVDIMRKAIADAYAKGFLGKNIFGSGVDLDVHWHTGAGAYEVGEESALMESLEGKRGIPRIRPPFPAVVGLWGGPTVINNVETLAAVPHIILGGGQWYADLGTPKNGGTRLFCLSGHVVKPGVYELALGYNLKKMIYEVAGGIPGGRAIKAVVPGGSSTPMLKADEIDLAMDFDSCAKVGTFLGSGGVVVLDDTTCMVKFAQRVIKFYQHESCGWCIPCREGTDWLKKTLTRFHSGGGLKKDIDNIQYLAENMLGRTFCPLGDAAAMPIISIVKKWRNEFEDHLEGRPCPFGEKTVELLPVLSR